The Longimicrobiaceae bacterium nucleotide sequence TTCCCCAGCGCGACACCTCATCGACTCAGACCGGACCCATGGACCAGACCCAGCCGCCCCGCGCGTCGTTCCGGAAGGCGCACCCCGGCTTCTTCTGGGGAATCACCACGCTGGTGCTGCTCTTCCTGGCTGGCGCGGCGGCAGTCGCCTCGCGCGTGCCCGAGTACCGCGAAGACGCGGCGGAGCTGAGCGCGCGCATGACGGCGCAGGAGCGCGCCACCCGCGACCGCGTGCTCAACTCGCGGGCGCGGCGCTCGGACCTGGCCATCGCGCTGCTCCAGCGGGAGCTGCGCATCAAGCAGCTGTCGCAGAAGGGCCTGCACCTGGCGCTCGACACCAAGGACTCCACGCTGTACCTGCGCAACGGGCACGCGACGCTGCGGCAGGTGCGGGTCGCCATCGGGCCGGACAGCACGGTGCAGGGGCCCAACGGGCAGACGTGGCGGATGGTGACCGCGCTGGGCGAGCGCAGGCTGACCGAGAAGCAGACGGACCCGGTGTACACCGTGCCGGAGTGGGTGTACGCCAGCAAGGGACGGCCGGTGCCGCCGGAGAGCGAGCGGCGCATCTCCGGCGCGCTGGGCGCGTACGTGCTGCGGCTGGACGACGGCACGGAGATCTACAGCGAGCCCAGCTCCGGCCCGTTCGCGGGGACGGTGAAGCCGGCCTCGTTCATGGTCAAGGGCCACGACCTGGCCGCCATCTTCGACGCGATCAAGACCGACACGCCGGTCTACATCTACTAGCAGCAGGAGGTGCCGATGGACGACACGAACGACAAGCGCAGGCGGGAAGGCACGCCGGAGCGCCGCAACTACGCCCCGCCGGGCCGCCTGCGCCGCATCTTCCACGACCACCGGGGCGCCACGCTGGCCATGATCTTCCTGGCGGTGGCGGCGGTGTCGCTCTTCGCGGCCACGTCGGCGTGGGCGGTCAACGAGCGCTTCAAGCGCGACGTGACCCAGATCGCCTACACGCACGACGCCCAGTCGCTGCAGTTCCTGGAGCAGCAGGAGGCGAAGAGCGTGGCCGAGATGCAGGGCCGCGTGCAGACGGCCGAGCAGAAGGCCAAGGCCATGGAGCCCAGCAACCGCGCCTACCTCGTCGTGTCCATCGCCGAGCGGCGCGTGCTGTACCTCAAGGGCCGCGACACGCTCTTCCGCGCCCCGGTGGCCGTGGGCTCGGGCGAGACGATGGTGCTGGACGGGCAGACCAAGCGCTTCCAGACGCCGCGCGGCCGCATGAGCATCACGCACAAGGAGAAGGACCCGGTGTGGGTGCCGCCCAACTGGCACTACGTGCAGATCGCGCGCAAGAACCACATGGGCATCATCGACATGAGCGACGCGCCGCCCAACGCGCTGGCCGGCTACCCCGAGGGCCAGGTGCCCATCAGCCACGGCGCCGTCATCATCCCGCCGTGGGGCAGTCCGCAGCGCCGCTACAAGGGCACGCTGGGCGCCGCGAAGCTGGAGATGGAGGACGGCTACTACTTCCACGGCACGGACAACGAGAACTCCGTGGGAAGCGCCGCCAGCCATGGCTGCCTGCGTATGCGCAAGGAAGACATCCTGTGGATGTACGACCACGTTCCCGTGGGCACGCAGGTCTACATCTACTGACACTGTCGGTAGATGGGGGAGGGTAGGCTGGACGAAGGGAGGAGGCCAAGCGGCTTCCTCCCTCCTTTTCGCGTTGCTTGGGATGTGTCGTGGGCCGGGGGTGCCCCCTCCCCCGGCCCCTCCCCCGCAAGCGGGAGAGGGGAGAACTACTTGCGGTGGTGACAGTTACGCGCGTTGATCGACGTGATCGGGTACGGTTGGACGGCTCGATCGCGAATCGGAGATTCGGCATAGATCGGCGTAGAAGCCAAACCCGCCGTCGAGCGGCGCTCCTCCACCGGTCGTGGACGAGCGGCAGCTCTTCCCCACGCTCCTCCGCCGCCCGATAGCGATTCCGCCGGTTGAGCCTGGGCCTTCGCCTCCGTATGTTGTGCGGCGGGCGGGGATTCGGGCGGGTGCGCCGACGCCGCCCGATCCGCCCGTCCTTCCTCCCCGCCCACCACGCAGCCGATTGAGCCACGCATTCCGACCGTCGCGCGCTGGCGCACGCGGCTTCCCCGGCAGGCCGCGTCAACGTCACGCCCTGCTGTCCGGCGGCGCGTGGCGGACGGCATTGCTCGCGTCGGTGCTGCTCGTCGTGGGCTGCGCGCGCGAGGCTCCGCGGAAGCCGGGGGCGGCGCCACTGCCGTGGGGCGGCGATGCGGAGGGCGGCGCGCCGTTCGTGGAGGCCGACCCGGCGGATCCCGCCAGGGTGCGCGGGTTCGACGTGGAGATCGCGGGGATGATCGCGCACGGGCTGGGGCGCGAGCCGAAATTCGTGCAGGTGGCCTGGTCGTCCATCGAGGCGTCGGTGGAGCGGGGCGACTTCGACCTGGGGATGTCTGGGATGGAGGACCGGCCGGAGCTGCGGGCCCGCCACTCGGTCAGCATCCCGTACTTCGAGTTCCGCGAGGTGCTGGCGGTGCGCCCGGCGGACCGGGGCCGCTTCCGCCGCCTGTCCGACCTGGCGGGAAGGCGCGTGGCGACGCTGGGCGCGACGACGGCGTACCAGATGCTGCTGGACGAACAGGCGCGCTCCGGCCTGGTCCCCGTCTCGTACGACGACGACGTGCACCCGTACGCCGACCTCGTGGCGGGCCGCGTGGACGCCGTGCTGCTGGACAACATCATCGCCGACCGTTCGCTGCGGCGCACGGGCGGCTTCGTCATCCAGCCCCAGCCCGCCGCCGTGGGCCACTACGTCGCCGTTTTCGCCCGGTCGCGCGTCGCGCTGCGCGACTCCGCGAACGCCATCCTGCGCGCCCGCATGCGCGACGGCTCGCTGGAGAAGACCTTCCGCGCCTGGGGCGTGTGGGACGAGACGCAGGCGCGCTACTTCCAGCACGCGCTGGCGGAGGCGCCGCGGGGCCAGGGCGGCGCCGCGGCAGAGGGGGCGCGGCCGGGCCTGGCGGCATACCTGCCGGCGCTGCTCCGGGCCGCGGGCATCACGCTGCTGCTGTCGTGCCTGGCGATGGCGATGGCCGTGGCCGTGGGCATCGCGGTGGCCGCGGGGCGGGTATACGGGCCGCCGTTCGTCCGCGCCGCGCTCGCCGTGTACGTGGAGGTGATGCGCGGCACGCCGGTGCTGCTCCAGCTCTTCGTCATCTACTACGGCCTCTCCTCGGTGGTCCGCCTGCCGGCGATGGCGGCGGCGATCCTGGGTCTGGGCCTCAACTACGCCGCCTACGAATCCGAGATCTACCGCGCCGCACTGGAAGCCATCCCCCGCGCGCAGCTCGAAGCGGGGCGTACGCTCGGCCTCTCCGAGGGCCAGATCCTGCGGCTGATCCGCGGCCCGCAGGCGCTGCGGCTGGCTCTGGCCCCGATGACCAACGACTTCGTGGCGCTGCTCAAGGACTCGTCGCTCGTGTCGGTGATCACCGTGGTGGAGCTGACCAAGCAGACCGCCATCTACGCCACCAACGTGGGGAGCTGGGTGGTGCCGGGGCTGCTCTGCGCGCTCGTGTACCTGGCCATGTCGCTGCCGCTCTCGCGCTTCGCGCGCGGGCTGGAGCGGCGCTGGA carries:
- a CDS encoding L,D-transpeptidase; translation: MDQTQPPRASFRKAHPGFFWGITTLVLLFLAGAAAVASRVPEYREDAAELSARMTAQERATRDRVLNSRARRSDLAIALLQRELRIKQLSQKGLHLALDTKDSTLYLRNGHATLRQVRVAIGPDSTVQGPNGQTWRMVTALGERRLTEKQTDPVYTVPEWVYASKGRPVPPESERRISGALGAYVLRLDDGTEIYSEPSSGPFAGTVKPASFMVKGHDLAAIFDAIKTDTPVYIY
- a CDS encoding L,D-transpeptidase, which translates into the protein MDDTNDKRRREGTPERRNYAPPGRLRRIFHDHRGATLAMIFLAVAAVSLFAATSAWAVNERFKRDVTQIAYTHDAQSLQFLEQQEAKSVAEMQGRVQTAEQKAKAMEPSNRAYLVVSIAERRVLYLKGRDTLFRAPVAVGSGETMVLDGQTKRFQTPRGRMSITHKEKDPVWVPPNWHYVQIARKNHMGIIDMSDAPPNALAGYPEGQVPISHGAVIIPPWGSPQRRYKGTLGAAKLEMEDGYYFHGTDNENSVGSAASHGCLRMRKEDILWMYDHVPVGTQVYIY
- a CDS encoding ABC transporter substrate-binding protein/permease, with the translated sequence MSHAFRPSRAGARGFPGRPRQRHALLSGGAWRTALLASVLLVVGCAREAPRKPGAAPLPWGGDAEGGAPFVEADPADPARVRGFDVEIAGMIAHGLGREPKFVQVAWSSIEASVERGDFDLGMSGMEDRPELRARHSVSIPYFEFREVLAVRPADRGRFRRLSDLAGRRVATLGATTAYQMLLDEQARSGLVPVSYDDDVHPYADLVAGRVDAVLLDNIIADRSLRRTGGFVIQPQPAAVGHYVAVFARSRVALRDSANAILRARMRDGSLEKTFRAWGVWDETQARYFQHALAEAPRGQGGAAAEGARPGLAAYLPALLRAAGITLLLSCLAMAMAVAVGIAVAAGRVYGPPFVRAALAVYVEVMRGTPVLLQLFVIYYGLSSVVRLPAMAAAILGLGLNYAAYESEIYRAALEAIPRAQLEAGRTLGLSEGQILRLIRGPQALRLALAPMTNDFVALLKDSSLVSVITVVELTKQTAIYATNVGSWVVPGLLCALVYLAMSLPLSRFARGLERRWSWT